The Hyla sarda isolate aHylSar1 unplaced genomic scaffold, aHylSar1.hap1 scaffold_694, whole genome shotgun sequence nucleotide sequence CCTCGgcccagacactgtatggtcccaATCCCTGTGTCCTCGgcccagacactgtatggtcccaATCCCTGTGTCCTTGgcccagacactgtatggtcccaATCCCTGTGTCCTCGgcccagacactgtatggtcccaATCCCTGTGTCCTCGgcccagacactgtatggtcccaATCCCTGTGTCCTCGgcccagacactgtatggtcccaATCTCTGTGTCCTTGgcccagacactgtatggtcccaATCCCTGTGTCCTTGGCCTAGACACTGTATGGTCCCAATCCCTGTGTCCTTGGCCTAGACACTGTATGGTCCCAATCCCTGTGTCCTCGgcccagacactgtatggtcccaATCCCTGTGTCCTCGgcccagacactgtatggtcccaATCCCTGTGTCCTCGGCCCAGACTCTGTATGGTCCCAATCCCTGTGTCCTCGGCCCAGGCATTTCTGGGTGGAGACCAGATGCGGTGCCTCCTCTACCTGAAGGATTATTGGGCCCCACCCTcgatccccactggacggtcagGGCCCAACATATAAATAGGGCCCGATCCAGCCAGGTTTGGCCTCACTTCATTTAAtgggctccttaaaggggttgtgcgctgccctgcagttcggagctccgctcacagcgcccggccccttcgtgatgtTTCGCCcggacacagcgttcggagtaatgaacttccggacgctgtgagcggcgctccgaactgcagggcagcgcacaacccctttaaagggaatccttCAATTCTTTTTCAGGGTtagaacttaaaggggcactccgtcgTAATTAATAAGAATCACATAAAAATGTCTGTCTATAGTGTCCCccacctctgccccgcccctgacccccacctctgccccacccctgaccccacctctgccccgcccctgACCCCCACCTGATCAGTTCTGTGTCCTCCCCTCACATCACGTCCTCACTACTTCCTGGATGAGCagatgctcagtactacaattcccagaattaaTTGTTTCCCCTCGGTCTCCCACCCTaccggtatgttcacactacagataatgaacggaatctccgctgcctccccgcctcaatACTTCGGAGGTAGGACCGCgcagcactgcgccatcaccattgacggttaTGCAGTGTTTGCGGACTTCTGCgctaagaatgaacatgttctttctttgcgcggaacaatttcagcggcgtatTGTCCGCAGTGTGATCGGGTCTCGTGGAAACCCATTGACACTGATGATTATGTTCACAGCAGGTAATTCTGCTCATGGGACTCCGCGGGACTGACGTAGTGTGAACACAACCCACAATGTGTATTATAGCAAAAATCTTACAGCAGGTAATTCTGCTCACGGGACTCCGCGGGACTGACGTAGTGTGGACACAACCCACAATGTGTATTATAGCAAAAATCTTACAGCAGGTAATTCTGCTCACGGGACTCCGCGGGACTGACGTAGTGTGGACACAACCCACAATGTGTATTATAGCAAAAATCTTACAGCAGGTAATTCTGCTCACGGGACTCCGCGGGACTGACGTAGTGTGGACACAACCCACAATGTGTATTATAGCAAAAATCTTACAGCAGGTAATTCTGCTCATGGGACTCCGCGGGACTGACGTAGTGTGAACACAACCCACAATGTGTATTATAGCAAAAATCTTACAGCAGGTAATTCTGCTCACGGGACTCCGCGGGACTGACGTAGTGTGAACACAACCCACAATGTGTATTATAGCAAAAATCCTACAGCAGGTTCTGAAGTGCGGTAAAATCCATCAGGTGTGAACACGGCCTGAAAATAAGTCAACACTTCTCACCTCCTCAAGGAGCTCTGGGTAATGAATGTTTATTATGCCCACAAGTCCCGTCCACCACGGGGCGACATGTAGGGGCGGCAGAGCAGGGTCAGGACCTGAATCGTGTAGAAGTCTGGTGTGAACGCTGCCTGATGGACTTATAGATTCTGTCAGGATTTGGGGCAGGTTTATGACTCCACTGTGACTgaagtcctcctcctcctccggtgtATTACTATCggagtcctcctcctcctcgggtttattactagtgttgagcggcataggccatattcgaattcgcgaatattcgcgaatatatggacgaatattcgtcatatattcgcgaatattcgcatattcgttatattctcgctttattttcgcatatgcgaatattcgcgtatgcgaaaattaacatatgcgaaaattaacatatacaaaattagcatacgcgaattttcacatatgcgaaaattagcatatgctaattttcgcatatgcgaattttcgcacgccagtctcgcacagtagtattagagtcttctttacaccacacaagctggaagcagagagggatgatcactgtgatgtgtactgtgaaaaaaaaacaaagaaaaaaacgaaaattcgtaattacgaatatatagcgctatattcgcgaaattcgcgaattcgcgaatatgcgatattcgcgaataatattcgaattgcgaatattcgcgagcaacactatttattacTATGGGAGTCCTCCTCCTCGGGTTTATTACTATAGGAGTCCTCCTCCTCCGGTGTATTACTATGGGAGTCCTCCACTGGTGCATTACTATGGGAGTCCTCCTCCTCTGGTGCATTACTATGggagtcctcctcctcctcctctggtgtattaCTATGGGAGTCCTCCTCCTCCGGTGTATTACTATGGGAGTCCTCCTCCTCGGGTTTATTAGTATGGGAGTCCTCCTCCTCCGGTGTATTACTATTGGAGTCCTCCTCCTCGGGTTTATTACTATGGGAGTCCTCCTCCTCTGGTTTATTACTATGggagtcctcctcctcctcgggtTTATTACTATGGGAGTCCTCCTCCTCGGGTTTATTACTATGGGAGTCCTCCTCCTCGGGTTTATTACTATGggagtcctcctcctcctcctcctccagtgtaTTACTATAGgagtcctcctccccctcctctggtGTATTACTATGAGAGTCCTCCTCCTTGGGTTTATTACTATGGGAGTCCTCCTCCTCTGGTTTATTACTATGGGAGTCCTCCTCCTCCGGTGTATTACTATGTGAGTCCTCCTCCTCTGGTTTATTACTATGGGAGTCCTCCTCCTCTGGTTTATTACTAGGGAGTCCTCCTCCTCTGGTTTATTACTATGGGAGTCCTCCTCCTCCGGTGTATTACTATGGGAGTCCTCCTCCTCTGGTTTATTACTATGGGAGTCCTCCTCGGGTTTATTACTATGGGAGTCTTCCTACTCCTCTGGTTTAGAACTGTTGTGAATCTTCCTCCTTTTGTTTGGCACTATGGGAGTCCTCCTCCTCTGGTTTATTACTATGGGAGTCCTCCTCCTCTGGTTTATTACTATGggagtcctcctcctcctcctctggtttATTACTAGGGagtcctcctcctctggtgtattaCTATGGTAGTCCTCCTCCTCTGGTTTATTACTATGGGAGTCCTCCTCCTCTGGTTTATTACTATGGGagtcctcctcctctggtgtattaCTATGGGAGTCTTCCTACTCCTCCTCTGGTTTATTACTATGGGAGTCTTCCTACTCCTCCTCTGGTTTATTACTATGGGAGTCCTCCTCCTCTGGTTTATTACTATGggagtcctcctcctcctcctcctctggtttATTACTATGCGAGTCCTCCTCCTCTGGTTTATTACTGTGGGAGTCCCCCTCCTCTGGTGTATTACTATTCTAGTCCTCCTCCTCTGGTTTATTACTATGCGAGTCCTCCTCCTCTGGTTTATTACTATGGCagtcctcctcctctggtgtattaCTATGGTAGTCCTCCTCCTCTGGTTTATTACTATGTGAGTTCTCCTCCTCTGGTTTATTACTATGGGagtcctcctcctctggtgtattaCTATGGTAGTCCTCCTCCTCGGGTTTATTACTATGGGAGTCCTCCTCCTCGGGTTTATTACTATGggagtcctcctcctcctcctcctctggtttcttactatgggagtcctcctcctctggtgtattactatgggagtcctcctcctctggtgtattaCTATGGTAGTCCTCCTCCTCTGGTTTATTACTATGTGAGTCCTCCTCCTCTGATTTATTACTATGGGagtcctcctcctctggtgtattaCTATGGGAGTCCTCCTCCTCGGGTTTATTACTATGGGAGTCCTCCTCCTCCGGTGTATTACTATAGgagtcctcctccccctcctctggtGTATTACTGAGAGAGTCCTCCTCCTCGGGTTTATTACTATGggagtcctcctcctcctccttctcgggtttattactatgggagtcctcctcctcctcgggtTTATTACTATGGGAGTCCTCCTCCTCGGGTTTATTACTATGGGAGTCCTCCTCCTCGGGTTTATTACTATGGGAGTCCTCCTCCTCGAGTTTATTACTATGGGAGTCCTCCTCATCCTGTGTATTACTATGggagtcctcctcctccagtttattactatgggagtcctcctcctccagtttattactatgggagtcctcctcctcaggtttattactatgggagtcctcctcctcctcgggtttattactatgggagtcctcctcctcctcgggtTTAATACTATGggagtcctcctcctcctcgggtTTATTACTATGGGAGTCCTCCTCCTCGGGTTTATTACTATGggagtcctcctcctcctcctccagtgtaTTACTATAGgagtcctcctccccctcctctggtGTATTACTATGAGAGTCCTCCTCCTCAGGTTTATTACTATGGGAGTCCTCCTCCTCGGGTTTATTACTATGGGAGTCCTCCTCCTCGGGTTTATTACTATGGGAGTCCTCCTCCTCGGGTTTATTACTATGggagtcctcctcctcctcgggtTTATTACTATGGGAGTTCTCCTCCTCGGGTTTATTACTATGGGAGTCCTCCTCCTCGGGTTTATTACTATGGGAGTCCTCCTCCTCGGGTTTATTACTATGGGAGTCCTCCTCCTCGGGTTTATTACTATGGGAGTCCTCCTCCTCGGGTTTATTACTATGGGAGTCCTCCTCCTCGGGTTTATTACTATGGGAGTCCTCCTCCTCGGGTTTATTACTATGGGAGTCCTCCTCCTCGGGTTTATTACTATGGGAGTCCTCCTCTTCTGGTTTATTACTATGGGAGTCCTCCTCTTCTGGTTTATTACTATGGGAGTCCTCCTCCTCTGGTTTATTACTATGGGCGTCCTCCTCCTCTGGTTTATTACTATGGGAGTCTTCCTACTCCTCTGGTTTATTACTATGGGAGTCCTCCTCCTCCGGTGTATTACTATGGGAGTCCTCCTCCTCTGGTTTATTACTATGGGAGTCCTCCTCCTCTGGTTTATTACTATGGGAGTCCTCCTCCTCTGGTTTATTACTATGGGAGTCCTCCTCGGGTTTATTACTATGGGAGTCTTCCTACTCCTCTGGTTTAGAACTGTTGTGAATCTTCCTCCTTTTGTTTGGCACTATGGGAGTCCTCCTCCTCTGGTTTATTACTATGggagtcctcctcctcctccggtgtATTACTATGGGAGTCCTCCTCCTCTAGTTTATTACTATGGGAGTCCTCCTCCTCTGGTTTATTACTAGGGAGTCCTCCTCCTCTGGTTTATTACTAAGGAAGTCCTCCTCCTCTGGTTTATTACTATGGGAGTCCTCCTCGGGTTTATTACTATGGGAGTCTTCCTACTCCTCTGGTTTAGAACTGTTGTGAATCTTCCTCCTTTTGTTTGGCACTATGggtgtcctcctcctctggtttattactatgggagtcctcctcctctggtttattactatgggagtcctcctcctcctcctctggtttattactatgggagtcctcctcctctggtgtattaCTATGGTAGTCCTCCTCCTCTGGTTTATTACTATGGGAGTCCTCCTCCTCTGGTTTATTACTATGGGAgtcctcctcctctagtgtaCTACTATGGGAGTCTTCCTCCTCTGGTTTATTACTATCGGAGTCTTCCTActcctcctctggtgtattaCTATGGGAGTCTTCCTACTCCTCCTCTGGTTTATTACTATGGGAGTCCTCCTCCTCTGGTTTATTACTATGggagtcctcctcctcctcctctggtttattactatgggagtcctcctcctctggtgtattaCTATGATAGTCCTCCTCCTCTGGTTTATTACTATGTGAGTCCTCCTCCTCTGGTTTATTACTATGGGagtcctcctcctctggtgtattaCTATGGGAGTCCTCCTCCTCTGGTTTATTACTATGTGAGTCCTCCTCCTCTGGTTTATTACTATGGGATTCCTCCTCCTCTTGTGTATTACTATGGTAGTCCTCCTCCTCTGGTTTATTACTATGGGAGTCCTCCTCCTCTGGTTTATTACTATGGGagtcctcctcctctggtgtattaCTATGGGAGTCTTCCTActcctcctctggtgtattaCTATGGGAGTCTTCCTACTCCTCTGGTTTAGAACTGTTGTGAATCCTCCTCCTTTTGTTTAGGACTATGTGAGTCCTCCTCCTTCTCTGGTTCAGGATTAGTCTGATTTTCTTATCTTTCCCCCTCAGAAGACGCCATGGAAGTGTCGGAGTGCAGTCCTCAGCGCCATTCCCTCCTGGATGCCATCCACCGCTTTAACACCGCCACAACCATCATGGATGAGACCATCATGGTGCCCAGCATGTTACAGGACATCACTCCGACCAAAGAGCAGGAAATGCCCACGAAATCCACGGATCTGCTTGGCCAGGACAATAACCTCTACGACTCCTATCTCCTCCTGAAGTCTCTGAGGAACGACATGAAATGGGGTGTTCATCGTGAAAACGGGGTGACAGGAGGTCAAAGCCCAGACAGGGAGGCCCCAGAGGAGGAGACCAGTGACCTTGTGGACCAGTTCCAGCACCATTTACGAGGCCTCCTGTCTGTCCTGACTAAGCTGACCAAGAAGGCCAATCTCCTGACCAACTGCTACAAGAAGGAGGTGGAGGCCGGGACAGCTGGACCCTTCTCTACCAACCATTATTACTGAGTCCTTGGTTATAACGGACTCACTTGGTCTCTTCACAACAGTAGACAACTCCTCTGAAGGTTCCTGGTAGTGACTGTAGAGCCCGGAGGACCAATGTGGACACCAGGGGCAGGTTCTGGGACCTGACTCCGGCCTCCTTGGTTTTCATTCTTCACTTTAGTGTTTGTCCAGGATTATTCCAGAAGCAGCGCTGCcccgtcctcaggttgtgtgcggtattacagatcagttccattaaagtgattggagccaagttgtaataccacacagaacctgaggacaggagtggcacTGTTGAAGAGACCAGAGCCATGTTTTTATaatgctggagaacccctttaagccgctGTCTCTATCCATCCATGTCAGGTTCTCCATAATAACAGATCTGATCACTTTTGCAAAGTTATGGACGATGTATTTTTCTATTTCATGTCCTTTTGAGCCTTTTGTTATTGCTTTTTAAAGATCGACGTTTAGATTTCTACTTTGTGTGAATAATCTTATTTATTTGTTGAAGAAAGAAAGATCCTGAATGTGTTTGGGTGTGGCCTCCTGTGTTTGGTGTCAGCTGGGTGTGGCCTCCAGTCTGTGGCGTACACTGGGGGAGCTATCGGTCtgtacaaaggggggggggggaactggggAGCTGAAGCTGTTGGTAATAGCTACTAGTGTATGGTGTCCTCTGTGGCGTGGGTGTCCTTTGGGTATGTTGTCCTGGGTGTATGGGGTGTTCTGGGTGTCGTCAGTGTATGGTCTCCTGGGTGGCCGGTGTATGGTGGTCTGCGTGTCATCAGTGTATGGTGTCCTCGCTGGCCGGTGTATGGTGGTCTGGGTGTCGTCAGTGTATGGTGTCCTCGGTGGCCGGTGTATGGTGGTCTGGGTGTCGTCAGTGTATGGTCTCCTGGGTGGCCGGTGTATGGTGGTCTGGGTGTCGTCAGTGTATGGTCTCCTGGGTGGCCGGTGTATGGTAGTCTGGGTGTCGTCAGTGTATGGTGTCCTCGGTGGCCGGTGTATGGTGGTCTGGGTGTCGTCAGTGTATGGTCTCCTGGGTGGCCGGTGTATGGTGGTCTGGGTGTCGTCAGTGTATGGTCTCCTGGGTGGCTGGTGTATGGTAGTCTGGGTGtcgtcagtgtatggtggtatgggTGTCGTCAGTGTATGGTGTCCTCAGTGGCCAGTGTATGGTGGTCTGGGTGTCGTCAGTGTATGGTGTCCTCGGTGGCCGGTGTATGGTGGTCTGGGTGTCGTCAGTGTATGGTCTCCTGGGTGGCTGGTGTATGGTGGTCTGGGTGTCGTCAGTGTATGGTGTcctcagtggccggtgtatggtgGTCTGGGTGTCAGTATATGGTGGCCAGTGTATGGTGGTCTGGGTGTCGTCAGTGTATGGTGTcctcagtggccggtgtatggtgGTCTGGGTGTCGTCAGGGTATGGTGGCCAGTGTATGGTGTCCTCGGTGGCCGGTGTATGGTGGTCTGGGTGTCGTCAGTGTATGGTCTCCTGGGTGGCTGGTGTATGGTGGTCTGGGTGTCGTCAGTGTATGGTGTcctcagtggccggtgtatggtgGTCTGGGTGTCAGTATATGGTGGCCAGTGTATGGTGGTCTGGGTGTCGTCAGTGTATGGTGTcctcagtggccggtgtatggtgGTCTGGGTGTCGTCAGGGTATGGTGGCCAGTGTATGGTGTCCTCGGTGGCCGGTGTATGGTGGTCTGGGTGTCGTCAGTGTATGGTCTCCTGGGTGGCTGGTGTATGGTGTTCTGGGTGTCGTCAGTGTATGGTGGCCAGTGTATGGTGTCCTCGGTGGCCGGTGTATGGTGGTCTGGATGTCATCAGTGTATGGTCTCCTGGGTGTCCTCGGTGGCCGGTGTATGGTGGTCTGGGTGTTGTCAGTGCATGGTCTCCTGGGTGTCCTCGGTGGCTGGTGGTCTGGGTGTTGTCAGTGTATGGTCTCCTGGGTGTCCTCGTTGGCCGGTGTATGGTCTCCTGGGTGTCCTCGTTGGCCGGTATATGGTCTCCTGGGTGTCCTCGGTGGCCAGTGTATGGTGGTCTGGGTGTTGTCAGTGTATGGTCTCCTCGGTGCCTGGTGTCCTCGGTGACCTGGGTGTCTGGTGTCCTGGGCTTGGACTGACCCCTCGCTGGCTCCTTTGACTTGTTTTGACTGGTCACATGGCCAATGTTCCGGATTCTCATCAGGCTGGTGGCGAGGGTGGTCACGTGTGGTTATATGGAGGAGATTTCTTCATCTAGTAACCCTTCCCCTAAGTGTATAAATGGATAGGTAGATACATTGACAATTTGGGGTTCATTTGGAAAGATACAGTAGACTCTTAGGGGGAGATATATCAGAACCagtccaatcagatcgcttctttcattatgaataagacctgcaaaatgaaagcaatctggttgctatgaggAGTTTTctctttgcactggttttgataaatctcccccttaataaTTTTGTTAAATAT carries:
- the LOC130343847 gene encoding mid1-interacting protein 1-B-like, whose translation is MEVSECSPQRHSLLDAIHRFNTATTIMDETIMVPSMLQDITPTKEQEMPTKSTDLLGQDNNLYDSYLLLKSLRNDMKWGVHRENGVTGGQSPDREAPEEETSDLVDQFQHHLRGLLSVLTKLTKKANLLTNCYKKEVEAGTAGPFSTNHYY